TGAGCTCATCGACGATGATTTTGTAGATCTCTTTTTCGTCGGCCAAAATCGACTGCAACTCACCGATCAGCTCTTGAGTTTCGCGCAGATCCTCCATGATCTTGTCGCGCTCCAAGCCGGTCAAACGCTGCAAACGCAGATCGAGAATCGCCTGCGCCTGAATTTCGCTCAGGCCGAATTGGCTCATTAAACCGTCTTTGGCTGCTTTACCGTCCGCCGAGTTGCGGATCAGCGTGATCACGGCGTCGAGATTATCGAGCGCAATCCGGTAGCCTTCCAAGATGTGCAAGCGCTCTTCGGCTTTGCGCAAGTCGTAGGCGGTGCGCCGGGTGACGACTTCTTTGCGATGATCGAGGAAGCATTTCAGCGCCTCTTTGAGATTGAGCAGCTTGGGCCTGCCGTCGACGATCGCCAGAATATTAATGCCGAAAGAATCTTGCAGTTGGGTATGCTTATGCAGTTGGTTGATGACAATTTCCGCCACCGCGTCGCGCTTGAGCTCGATAACGATGCGCATACCCTCGCGGTCCGACTCGTCGCGCAAGTCGCCGATGCCTTCGATCTTTTTGTCGTTGACCAGCTCAGCGATCTCTTCGATCAGCCGCTTTTTGTTTACCTGATAGGGGATTTCGCTGATGATAATCTGCTCTTTGCCGGTGCGCTTGACCGTCTCGGTAAAGGCTTTGCCGCGCATCTGCACGATGCCCTTGCCCTCATGATAGGCTTGGACAATCGGATCGCGGCCGTGGATGAAGCCTCCGGTGGGAAAGTCCGGGCCGGGGATATGCTGCATCAGCTCGCGAATCGTGATCTCCGGGTTGTCGATCATCGCGATCAAGCCATCGATCACTTCGCCCAGGTTGTGCGGCGGGATGTTGGTTGCCATGCCAACCGCGATGCCGGCGGACCCGTTCACCAGCAAATTCGGGATACGCGACGGCAAGACCGCCGGTTCTTTGAGCGAATCGTCGTAGTTGCCGACAAAATCGACGGTCTCTTTCTCGATATCGGCAAGCATCTCCTCGGCCAACTGGGTCATGCGGATTTCGGTGTAGCGCATGGCCGCCGGATTGTCGCCGTCGATGGAACCGAAGTTGCCCTGGCCGTCCACCAGCGGGTAGCGCATGTTAAAATCCTGCGCCATGCGCACGATGGTGTCGTAAATCGCGGTGTCACCATGGGGATGATACTTACCCATGATGTCGCCGACCAAGCGGGCCGATTTCTTGTAAGGTTTGTCGGAAGTGTTGCCGGCGTCGTACATGGCGTAGAGCACGCGCCGATGCACCGGCTTTAAACCGTCACGCACATCGGGGAGAGCGCGGCTGATGATAACGCTCATGGCATAGGCCATGAATGACTCGCGCATCTCCTCT
The sequence above is a segment of the Deltaproteobacteria bacterium genome. Coding sequences within it:
- the gyrA gene encoding DNA gyrase subunit A is translated as MEVTTRPPQKVPVYIEEEMRESFMAYAMSVIISRALPDVRDGLKPVHRRVLYAMYDAGNTSDKPYKKSARLVGDIMGKYHPHGDTAIYDTIVRMAQDFNMRYPLVDGQGNFGSIDGDNPAAMRYTEIRMTQLAEEMLADIEKETVDFVGNYDDSLKEPAVLPSRIPNLLVNGSAGIAVGMATNIPPHNLGEVIDGLIAMIDNPEITIRELMQHIPGPDFPTGGFIHGRDPIVQAYHEGKGIVQMRGKAFTETVKRTGKEQIIISEIPYQVNKKRLIEEIAELVNDKKIEGIGDLRDESDREGMRIVIELKRDAVAEIVINQLHKHTQLQDSFGINILAIVDGRPKLLNLKEALKCFLDHRKEVVTRRTAYDLRKAEERLHILEGYRIALDNLDAVITLIRNSADGKAAKDGLMSQFGLSEIQAQAILDLRLQRLTGLERDKIMEDLRETQELIGELQSILADEKEIYKIIVDELKEIKEKYGDERRTQIVDHSDDISIEDMIVEEDMAVTISHEGYIKRNAVTLYRAQRRGGKGKIGATTKEEDFVESLFIASTHSSILFFTTIGKVYWIKVHELPQASRAARGKPIVNLLHLEAGERISAFLPVREFQEGRFIVFATKKGLIKKTELMAYANPRGSGIRAIGLEEGDEVIGVGLTDGQQELILSTAEGQSIRFKEEQVRPTGRGTFGVVGMRMDEGDQVVSMEILAPGCDVLTVADGGFGKRTQMDEYRLQSRGGKGIITMKTTDKTGRVIGALQVTEEDQLMLVTNTGKIIRLRIRDIRVIGRNTQGVRLIELEEGERVVSLARVAEKEDESEAEPETENGSEQN